A window of the Longimicrobium sp. genome harbors these coding sequences:
- a CDS encoding TIGR03885 family FMN-dependent LLM class oxidoreductase: MARIGYHCSHEQYPPSRLLQLVQRAERAGFQSAMCSDHFFPWGESQGESGFAWSWLGAAMQATSLPFGVVTVPGGWRYHPAIIAQAAATLAEMYPGRFWIAPGSGELLNEHITGERWPHKAERNARLREACDIIRALWAGETVTHHGLITVEEAKLYTRPETPPKIVGAALTPETAEWMGSWADGLITTVGERSEMRKTIDGFRRGGGEGKPIYLQAQLSFHRSDAEAVRAAHAQWKHLQFPSSVLAQLRLPSEFEAAAEFVRPDDIARKIRCSSSVEQHLDWLLSDVEMGFEEINLHSIPRENQEHFIDVFGERVLPELKRATA; this comes from the coding sequence GCGGAGAGGGCGGGTTTCCAGAGCGCGATGTGCTCCGACCACTTCTTTCCCTGGGGCGAATCGCAGGGGGAGAGCGGGTTCGCGTGGAGCTGGCTGGGCGCGGCGATGCAGGCCACCTCGCTCCCCTTCGGCGTGGTGACCGTTCCGGGCGGGTGGCGCTACCATCCGGCCATCATCGCGCAGGCCGCGGCCACGCTGGCGGAGATGTACCCCGGGCGCTTCTGGATCGCTCCCGGGAGCGGCGAGCTCCTCAACGAGCACATCACGGGCGAGCGGTGGCCCCACAAGGCTGAGCGCAACGCGCGCCTCCGCGAAGCGTGCGACATCATCCGCGCCCTCTGGGCCGGCGAGACGGTGACGCACCACGGCCTCATCACCGTGGAGGAGGCGAAGCTCTACACGCGCCCCGAGACGCCCCCCAAAATCGTCGGCGCCGCGCTCACCCCCGAGACGGCGGAGTGGATGGGCTCGTGGGCGGACGGGCTGATCACCACCGTCGGCGAGCGAAGCGAGATGCGCAAAACCATCGACGGCTTCCGCCGCGGCGGCGGAGAGGGGAAGCCGATCTACCTGCAGGCGCAGCTCTCCTTCCACCGCTCGGACGCGGAGGCCGTCCGCGCGGCGCACGCGCAGTGGAAGCACCTCCAGTTCCCCAGCTCCGTCCTGGCGCAGCTCCGCCTCCCCTCCGAGTTCGAAGCCGCCGCCGAGTTCGTGCGCCCCGACGACATCGCCCGCAAGATCCGCTGCTCCTCCAGCGTCGAGCAGCACCTCGACTGGCTGCTCAGCGACGTGGAGATGGGCTTCGAGGAGATCAACCTCCACTCCATCCCGCGCGAGAACCAGGAGCACTTCATCGACGTCTTCGGCGAGCGCGTGCTGCCGGAGCTGAAGCGGGCGACCGCGTGA